Proteins found in one Micromonospora sp. WMMD1082 genomic segment:
- a CDS encoding aminotransferase class IV produces the protein MVASRIGVLGRGRLPAGEPVLRGDDLGVLRGDGLFETMHLRDGRPWLRQEHLARLRAGAAAVDLTLPADAALVELLDEVAAGWPAEVEGALRLVCTRGPESGGAPTVYATLSEVAAAARQAREGGVSVATLSLGVPAEARPELDWLPVGIKSTSYGASSAARRWAARAGVDDVLWISSDGYALEGPTANVVWLAGETLCTVPARRTGILPGTTVGWLLAHASEIGCDAAEHMVTPAGLRAADGVWLTSSVRGLVAVHTLDGEPLPRSPRTRALQELLGFPLP, from the coding sequence ATGGTGGCGTCGCGGATCGGCGTGCTGGGCCGGGGACGGCTGCCGGCCGGTGAGCCGGTGCTGCGCGGCGACGACCTCGGCGTGCTGCGCGGCGACGGCCTGTTCGAGACCATGCACCTGCGCGACGGACGGCCCTGGCTGCGCCAGGAGCACCTGGCCCGGCTGCGGGCCGGCGCGGCGGCGGTGGACCTGACGCTGCCGGCGGACGCGGCGCTGGTCGAGCTGCTGGACGAGGTCGCCGCCGGCTGGCCGGCCGAGGTGGAGGGCGCGCTGCGACTGGTCTGCACCCGGGGGCCGGAGAGCGGCGGCGCACCCACCGTCTACGCCACCCTGTCGGAGGTCGCCGCGGCGGCCCGGCAGGCGCGGGAGGGCGGCGTGAGCGTGGCCACCCTATCCCTGGGCGTGCCCGCCGAGGCCCGGCCGGAGCTGGACTGGCTCCCCGTGGGGATCAAGTCCACGTCCTACGGGGCGAGCAGCGCGGCCCGGCGCTGGGCGGCCCGGGCCGGCGTCGACGACGTGCTCTGGATCTCCTCCGACGGGTACGCGCTGGAGGGACCGACCGCCAACGTCGTCTGGCTGGCCGGGGAGACGCTGTGCACGGTGCCGGCCCGGCGCACCGGCATCCTGCCCGGCACCACCGTCGGGTGGCTGCTCGCCCACGCCAGCGAGATCGGCTGCGACGCCGCCGAACACATGGTCACCCCGGCCGGGCTACGCGCCGCCGACGGCGTCTGGCTCACCTCGTCCGTACGCGGTCTGGTGGCGGTGCACACCCTCGACGGCGAGCCGCTGCCCCGCAGCCCGCGGACCCGCGCGCTGCAGGAACTGCTCGGCTTTCCGCTGCCCTGA
- a CDS encoding FABP family protein, protein MSDDNPLAPPPWLNAPPVEAYPFEESHDLRVGPKLHPALDGLLPYVGVWRGRGRGGFPTIDDFDFAQEIRISHDGRPFLHYESRAWLLDEQSRPVRPAGREVGWWRPVMDGDRVTDELEALLTVFTGVMELHIGRRKGTQIEFVTDAVVRTATAKEVTAGHRLFGIVEGALLYAQDMAAVGQPLSPHLSARLVRVAG, encoded by the coding sequence GTGAGTGACGACAACCCGCTGGCACCGCCGCCGTGGCTGAACGCGCCGCCGGTCGAGGCGTACCCCTTCGAGGAGAGTCACGACCTGCGGGTCGGGCCGAAGCTGCACCCCGCGCTGGACGGTCTGCTGCCGTACGTCGGCGTGTGGCGGGGCCGGGGTCGGGGCGGGTTTCCCACCATCGACGACTTCGACTTCGCCCAGGAGATCCGGATCAGCCACGACGGGCGGCCGTTCCTGCACTACGAGTCGCGGGCGTGGCTCCTCGACGAGCAGAGCCGCCCGGTGCGTCCGGCGGGCCGGGAGGTCGGCTGGTGGCGGCCGGTGATGGACGGTGACCGGGTCACCGACGAGCTGGAGGCGCTGCTCACCGTCTTCACCGGGGTGATGGAGCTGCACATCGGCCGGCGCAAGGGCACCCAGATCGAGTTCGTGACCGACGCGGTGGTGCGTACCGCCACCGCCAAGGAGGTCACCGCCGGCCACCGCCTCTTCGGCATCGTCGAGGGCGCCCTGCTCTACGCGCAGGACATGGCCGCCGTCGGCCAGCCACTCTCCCCGCACCTCTCCGCCCGCCTCGTGCGGGTCGCCGGCTGA
- the mtfM gene encoding small membrane protein MtfM, whose product MVTEIGFVSLLVAGLGALAGGLVYLAVRILRGKW is encoded by the coding sequence ATGGTCACCGAGATCGGGTTCGTCAGCCTGCTGGTCGCCGGTCTGGGCGCGCTCGCCGGTGGCCTGGTCTACCTGGCCGTCCGCATCCTGAGAGGCAAGTGGTGA
- a CDS encoding DsrE family protein, producing the protein MLGGMARTLVVKATAGADAPERCAQAFTVAATAAAAGVDVSLWLTGESTWFALPGRAQDFVLPHSAPLAELLHVILSTGTVTACTQCAARRDIDSGDVIPGVRIAGAAVFVEETMAEGAQALVY; encoded by the coding sequence ATGCTGGGCGGCATGGCCCGCACTCTCGTCGTCAAGGCCACCGCCGGTGCCGACGCGCCGGAACGATGCGCCCAGGCGTTCACCGTGGCGGCCACCGCGGCCGCCGCCGGGGTGGACGTCTCGCTCTGGCTGACCGGCGAGTCGACCTGGTTCGCCCTGCCCGGCCGGGCACAGGATTTCGTGCTGCCGCACTCGGCCCCGCTGGCCGAATTGCTGCACGTGATCCTCAGCACCGGCACGGTGACCGCCTGCACCCAGTGCGCCGCGCGGCGGGACATCGACTCCGGCGACGTGATCCCCGGCGTACGGATCGCCGGGGCGGCGGTCTTCGTCGAGGAGACGATGGCCGAGGGCGCGCAGGCGCTCGTCTACTGA
- a CDS encoding glycogen debranching N-terminal domain-containing protein yields MKELVSILDGNTFLVSDRRGDIEPSLDFPTGLFCFDTRFLSTWLLLIDGERLHTLSMDDAESHWTRYFLVPGEPNHFLDVKVSVIRSRTIGGNLSEELTVLNHSGQEMAFTVRMEMAADFADIFEIKDTRGKQGHNTAAPGEDTLRLAYRRDAFHRETTIHSSSAAQVDRRGMTFPVRIGPHGEWTTRLTVTTVIYGARGQDIRSLLPFAGSRSPAAIEAEHAEFVAQAPKLTCDCQPLAGAYRRSLADLAALRYESIALGVRLMAAGLPWFMTLFGRDSIITSLQVLPFVPELIPPTLTMLAGLQGHRLDDFRDEEPGKILHELRYGETAGFEEQPHSPYYGAADSTALFVILLDEYERWTGDVELVKRLEAPARAALTWIDTYGDLLGTGYVWYQTRNPKVGLENQCWKDSWDAICYSDGRLPSFPRATCELQGYAYDAKLRGARLARLCWNDPQYADRLEREAAELKERFNRDFWLPDKEYYALALDSDGSPVDALTSNIGHLLWSGIVDESRARRVADHLLGPRLFSGWGVRTLADDQGRYNPIGYHVGTVWPFDNSIIAWGLWKYGFRDEAGQICNSILGASRYFDGRLPEAFAGYERDLTEYPVQYPTACSPQAWSAGTPMLLLRVMLGLEPKGEHLIIDPYVPSGMGRVELVDIPGRWGRVDALGRSRDEG; encoded by the coding sequence GTGAAAGAACTGGTCAGCATCCTGGACGGCAACACCTTCCTGGTCAGCGACCGCCGTGGGGATATCGAGCCGTCGCTGGACTTCCCCACCGGCCTCTTCTGCTTCGACACCCGGTTCCTCTCCACCTGGCTGCTGCTGATCGACGGCGAACGGCTGCACACGCTCTCCATGGACGACGCCGAGTCCCACTGGACGCGCTACTTCCTGGTTCCTGGCGAGCCCAACCACTTCCTGGACGTGAAGGTCTCGGTGATCAGGAGTCGGACCATCGGCGGCAACCTGTCGGAGGAGCTGACCGTGCTCAACCACTCCGGGCAGGAGATGGCGTTCACCGTCCGGATGGAGATGGCCGCGGACTTCGCGGACATCTTCGAGATCAAGGACACCCGCGGGAAGCAGGGCCACAACACCGCGGCGCCCGGCGAGGACACGCTGCGGCTGGCCTACCGTCGGGACGCCTTCCACCGCGAGACGACGATCCACAGCAGCTCAGCCGCCCAGGTCGACCGGCGCGGGATGACCTTTCCGGTCCGGATCGGGCCGCACGGCGAGTGGACCACCCGGCTGACGGTCACCACCGTGATCTACGGTGCCCGTGGCCAGGACATCCGCTCCCTGCTGCCGTTCGCGGGCAGCCGGAGCCCGGCGGCCATCGAGGCGGAACACGCCGAGTTCGTCGCCCAGGCGCCGAAGCTGACCTGCGACTGCCAACCGCTGGCCGGGGCGTACCGGCGCAGCCTCGCCGACCTGGCCGCGCTGCGGTACGAGTCGATCGCCCTCGGCGTACGCCTGATGGCCGCCGGGCTGCCCTGGTTCATGACGCTGTTCGGTCGGGACAGCATCATCACCTCGCTCCAGGTGCTGCCGTTCGTGCCGGAACTGATCCCGCCGACGTTGACGATGCTGGCCGGGCTGCAGGGTCACCGGTTGGACGACTTCCGCGACGAGGAGCCGGGCAAGATCCTGCACGAGCTGCGCTACGGCGAGACCGCCGGCTTCGAGGAGCAGCCCCACTCGCCCTACTACGGCGCGGCCGACTCGACCGCCCTGTTCGTGATCCTGCTCGACGAGTACGAGCGGTGGACCGGCGACGTCGAGCTGGTCAAGCGGCTGGAGGCCCCCGCACGGGCCGCGTTGACCTGGATCGACACCTACGGTGACCTGCTCGGCACCGGGTACGTCTGGTACCAGACCCGCAACCCGAAGGTCGGCCTGGAGAACCAGTGCTGGAAGGACTCGTGGGACGCGATCTGCTACTCCGACGGCCGGCTGCCGAGCTTTCCCCGGGCCACCTGCGAGTTGCAGGGGTACGCCTACGACGCCAAGCTGCGCGGCGCCCGACTGGCCCGGCTGTGCTGGAACGACCCGCAGTACGCCGACCGGCTGGAACGGGAGGCCGCCGAGCTGAAGGAGCGGTTCAACCGGGACTTCTGGCTGCCGGACAAGGAGTACTACGCGCTCGCCCTGGACTCCGACGGCAGCCCGGTGGACGCCCTCACCTCCAACATCGGGCACCTGCTCTGGAGCGGCATCGTCGACGAGTCCCGGGCCCGGCGGGTCGCCGACCACCTGCTCGGCCCCCGGCTCTTCTCCGGCTGGGGCGTCCGTACGCTCGCCGACGACCAGGGGCGTTACAACCCGATCGGCTACCACGTCGGCACGGTCTGGCCGTTCGACAACTCGATCATCGCCTGGGGGCTGTGGAAGTACGGCTTCCGGGACGAGGCGGGGCAGATCTGCAACTCGATCCTGGGGGCCTCCCGCTACTTCGACGGCCGGCTGCCGGAGGCCTTCGCCGGCTACGAGCGCGACCTCACCGAGTACCCGGTGCAGTACCCGACCGCGTGCAGCCCGCAGGCCTGGTCGGCGGGGACGCCGATGTTGCTGCTCCGGGTGATGCTCGGCCTCGAACCGAAGGGCGAGCACCTGATCATCGACCCGTACGTGCCGTCCGGGATGGGTCGGGTGGAACTGGTGGACATCCCCGGCAGGTGGGGCCGGGTGGACGCGCTGGGTCGCAGCCGCGACGAGGGCTAG
- a CDS encoding winged helix-turn-helix domain-containing protein → MSGGEIPILVCVSSDARVRQRVVQRLDGVGPVVICTDLAQLRAMFPAPPAEAGVPDGGADEERSERPAGRPAGWRDLVVDRAEHLVTWRGTPLGLTRTERELLARLASPPITLWSYERLFASVWGGAYLGDTAILHSAVKRLRRKLRALADGPQVQTVRGVGYRLTAPPEADDGRPGGGVAPVVTP, encoded by the coding sequence GTGTCCGGTGGAGAGATCCCGATCCTGGTCTGCGTCAGCTCCGATGCCCGGGTCCGGCAGCGGGTGGTGCAGCGGCTCGACGGTGTCGGGCCGGTGGTGATCTGCACCGACCTCGCCCAGCTGCGGGCGATGTTCCCGGCCCCGCCGGCAGAGGCCGGTGTCCCGGACGGTGGTGCCGACGAGGAGCGGTCGGAGCGCCCGGCCGGCCGACCGGCCGGTTGGCGGGATCTGGTGGTGGACCGGGCCGAGCACCTGGTCACCTGGCGGGGCACGCCGCTGGGGTTGACGCGTACCGAGCGGGAGCTGCTCGCCCGGTTGGCCAGTCCGCCGATCACGCTGTGGAGCTACGAGCGGCTGTTCGCCTCCGTCTGGGGCGGTGCCTACCTCGGCGACACGGCGATCCTGCACTCGGCGGTCAAGCGGCTACGCCGCAAGCTGCGGGCACTGGCCGACGGCCCGCAGGTGCAGACCGTACGCGGCGTCGGCTACCGCCTGACCGCGCCACCGGAGGCGGACGACGGGCGCCCCGGCGGGGGCGTCGCACCAGTCGTGACACCATGA
- a CDS encoding S8 family serine peptidase, with amino-acid sequence MAVLTAGVLLVTGQPALAAPAQQRASHRAAVDPVLLDRLGTTSTAPFLVYLTETAPLAQASKLRDPGARTQEVHRLLTGTAERTQQALRTLLDERKVPHTAYWIANAVRVEGDRALLDEIASRPEVARIAPSRSYPLIRPTETDTARARTAAVEWGLSNIGAPQVWDEFGDRGEGVVVANIDSGVRYDHPALVASYRGNLGEGFDHAYNWFDPAGVCTGTAPCDNNDHGTHTMGTMVGDDGAGNQIGVAPGAKWIAAKGCESNTCSDASLLAAGQWVLAPTDANGQNPRPELRPDIVNNSWGGDGGDPWYQQTVTAWRAAGMFPVFSAGNDGPACGSAGSPGDYANAYAVGAYDVNNNIASFSGRGSGTDRLKPNIAAPGSSVRSSVRNGGYASFSGTSMAAPHVAGTVALVWAAAPGLRGDVAATEELLDRTARDVDATTCGGTPADNNVFGEGRLDAYAAVRDAPRGPVGRVTGVVTDSGDDDPVAGATVTDGTRSTTTGADGRYSLSVPAGETTLTASAYGYTGQSATVTVPEGGAVTRDFALVATSTVTVSGKVTDGSGHGWPLYAKIEVAGRPGDPVFTDPVTGRYSFTVAGGTSYRLTVTARYPGYRTVTRDVPVGGDAITVNVAVPVDQACGAPGYSGRLGTPLLTESFDGTSAPAGWTVTNRTDSGGWVFNDPRSRGNLTGGTGGFAIIDSDALGSGNTQDTDLTAPPVDLTGVTAPVLRFRSDWRAVGVTDTADIDVSTDAGATWTNVWHQTSSRRGPRVEEVPLTPAAEAASALVRFRFKGTFAWWWQVDDVEVVNRECSPLPGGLVVGTTTDRNTGAPLNGVTVVSDDRPEDRAVSAATPEDPAEPDGFYWLFSGLIGTHPFTASRAPYQPVTKNVAVTADRVKRANFALGAGRLTVSPTTIESHQPYGSTRTTRVTVRNTGTAPATVDLLERSGQFDLLKQGGAPLHEQKMKGISKEHTGTAYGGAAGGAPFTPAADEAWSEIARLPAAIYDNAAAWLDGKIYSVGGGGNTGTERRAWVYDPDTDAWTALPDLPTVRAKPAAAAIGGKLYVIGGWGSSGTNNTVDVFDPAVGTWSTLPGATNPAPAAAAGTAVLGGKVYLVGGCADTSCTDTDRLVVFDPATGAFSTGAAYPHPVSWLACGGIGAAVYCAGGVGSTEYTDAYRYDPAADSWSPLPALPLDLWGSQYAAAGGLLVLAGGVTAGSTTVTNRTVGFDPVALEWRDLPNVRFGRYRGGAACGAYKIGGSPSSFVGSADSERLGGLELCAAEADLPWLEGSPTTFTLAPGASRTVTVTLTATADAGVAQPGRYAGELAFASDTPYPIAPVSVEMNVSPPANWGKIQGTVTGTTCGGVTVGIPATVRVNLISAGTGTTLTADANGRYAWWLPRGRYEVIVAKDGWVPQVQRHQVEAGIVGTLDVALDPASTCTRATGI; translated from the coding sequence GTGGCGGTGCTGACCGCCGGCGTCCTACTCGTCACCGGTCAACCCGCGCTCGCCGCGCCGGCCCAACAGCGGGCATCGCACCGGGCCGCCGTCGACCCGGTGCTGCTCGACCGGCTCGGCACCACGTCGACCGCGCCGTTCCTGGTCTACCTGACCGAGACCGCGCCGCTGGCGCAGGCCAGCAAGCTGCGCGACCCCGGCGCCCGGACCCAGGAGGTGCACCGCCTGCTCACCGGCACCGCCGAGCGCACCCAGCAGGCCCTGCGCACGCTGCTCGACGAGCGGAAGGTGCCACACACCGCGTACTGGATCGCCAACGCGGTGCGGGTCGAGGGCGACCGGGCGCTGCTCGACGAGATCGCCAGCCGGCCCGAGGTGGCCCGGATCGCGCCGAGCCGCAGCTACCCCCTGATCCGGCCCACCGAGACCGACACCGCGCGGGCCCGCACCGCCGCCGTCGAATGGGGACTCAGCAACATCGGCGCACCCCAGGTGTGGGACGAGTTCGGCGACCGCGGCGAGGGCGTCGTGGTGGCCAACATCGACAGCGGCGTGCGGTACGACCACCCGGCCCTGGTCGCCTCCTACCGGGGCAACCTCGGTGAGGGCTTCGACCACGCGTACAACTGGTTCGACCCGGCCGGTGTCTGCACCGGCACCGCCCCCTGCGACAACAACGACCACGGCACCCACACCATGGGCACGATGGTCGGCGACGACGGCGCCGGCAACCAGATCGGCGTCGCACCGGGGGCGAAGTGGATCGCCGCCAAGGGCTGCGAGTCGAACACCTGCTCCGACGCCTCCCTGCTCGCCGCCGGCCAGTGGGTGCTCGCCCCCACCGACGCCAACGGTCAGAACCCCCGGCCGGAGCTGCGACCCGACATCGTCAACAACTCCTGGGGCGGCGACGGTGGCGACCCCTGGTACCAGCAGACCGTCACCGCGTGGCGGGCCGCCGGCATGTTCCCGGTCTTCTCGGCCGGCAACGACGGCCCGGCCTGCGGCAGCGCCGGCTCGCCGGGCGACTACGCCAACGCGTACGCGGTCGGCGCGTACGACGTGAACAACAACATCGCCAGCTTCTCCGGCCGCGGCTCCGGCACCGACCGGCTGAAGCCGAACATCGCCGCGCCCGGCAGCAGCGTCCGCTCCAGTGTCCGCAACGGTGGGTACGCCTCGTTCAGCGGCACCTCGATGGCCGCCCCGCACGTGGCCGGCACCGTGGCGCTGGTGTGGGCGGCGGCGCCGGGCCTGCGCGGGGACGTGGCCGCCACCGAGGAGTTGCTGGACCGCACGGCCCGCGACGTCGACGCCACCACCTGCGGCGGCACCCCGGCCGACAACAACGTCTTCGGCGAGGGCCGGCTCGACGCGTACGCGGCGGTGCGGGACGCTCCCCGGGGCCCGGTGGGCCGGGTCACCGGCGTGGTCACCGACTCCGGTGACGACGACCCGGTGGCCGGTGCGACCGTCACCGACGGGACGCGCAGCACCACCACCGGCGCCGACGGGCGGTACTCGCTGAGCGTACCGGCCGGCGAGACCACCCTGACGGCGAGCGCCTACGGCTACACCGGCCAGTCGGCGACCGTCACGGTGCCCGAAGGTGGTGCCGTCACCCGGGACTTCGCCCTGGTGGCCACGTCGACGGTCACGGTGAGCGGGAAGGTCACCGACGGCTCCGGCCACGGCTGGCCGTTGTACGCCAAGATCGAGGTGGCGGGCCGGCCCGGTGACCCGGTCTTCACCGACCCGGTCACCGGCCGGTACTCCTTCACCGTGGCCGGCGGCACCTCGTACCGGCTGACCGTCACCGCCCGGTATCCGGGCTACCGCACCGTCACCCGGGACGTGCCGGTGGGCGGCGATGCCATCACGGTCAACGTGGCCGTACCCGTCGACCAGGCCTGCGGTGCCCCCGGCTACAGCGGCCGGCTCGGCACGCCGTTGCTGACCGAGAGCTTCGACGGAACGAGCGCGCCGGCGGGCTGGACGGTGACCAACCGCACCGACTCCGGCGGCTGGGTCTTCAACGACCCCCGCTCCCGGGGCAACCTCACCGGCGGCACCGGCGGGTTCGCCATCATCGACAGCGACGCCCTCGGCTCCGGCAACACGCAGGACACCGACCTGACCGCCCCGCCGGTGGACCTGACCGGCGTGACCGCGCCGGTGCTGCGCTTCCGCAGCGACTGGCGGGCGGTCGGGGTCACCGACACCGCCGACATCGACGTCTCCACCGACGCCGGCGCCACCTGGACGAACGTCTGGCACCAGACGTCCAGCCGGCGCGGCCCCCGGGTCGAGGAGGTGCCGCTGACCCCGGCGGCGGAGGCCGCGTCCGCGCTGGTCCGCTTCCGCTTCAAGGGCACCTTCGCCTGGTGGTGGCAGGTGGACGACGTGGAGGTGGTCAACCGCGAGTGCTCGCCGCTGCCCGGCGGACTGGTGGTCGGCACCACCACCGACCGCAACACCGGCGCCCCGCTCAACGGGGTGACGGTGGTCAGCGACGACCGGCCCGAGGACCGGGCGGTGTCGGCGGCCACCCCGGAGGACCCGGCCGAGCCGGACGGCTTCTACTGGCTCTTCTCCGGGCTCATCGGCACCCACCCGTTCACCGCCAGCCGGGCGCCCTACCAGCCGGTCACGAAGAACGTCGCGGTGACCGCCGACCGGGTCAAGCGGGCCAACTTCGCCCTCGGCGCCGGCCGGCTGACCGTCAGCCCGACGACGATCGAGTCGCACCAGCCGTACGGCAGCACCCGCACCACCCGCGTGACGGTACGCAACACCGGCACCGCGCCGGCCACCGTGGACCTGCTGGAGCGCTCCGGCCAGTTCGACCTCCTCAAGCAGGGCGGCGCACCGCTGCACGAGCAGAAGATGAAGGGGATCAGCAAGGAGCACACCGGCACCGCGTACGGCGGGGCGGCAGGCGGGGCACCGTTCACGCCCGCCGCCGACGAGGCATGGAGCGAGATCGCCCGGCTGCCGGCCGCGATCTACGACAACGCCGCCGCCTGGCTGGACGGGAAGATCTACTCGGTCGGCGGTGGCGGCAACACCGGCACCGAGCGTCGGGCATGGGTGTACGACCCGGACACCGACGCCTGGACGGCCCTGCCCGACCTGCCGACGGTGCGTGCCAAGCCGGCCGCGGCGGCGATCGGCGGCAAGCTCTACGTGATCGGCGGCTGGGGAAGCAGCGGCACCAACAACACGGTCGACGTCTTCGACCCGGCCGTCGGCACCTGGAGCACCCTGCCCGGAGCGACCAACCCGGCACCGGCCGCGGCGGCCGGCACAGCCGTGCTCGGCGGGAAGGTCTACCTGGTGGGCGGCTGCGCCGACACCTCCTGCACCGACACCGACCGGCTCGTGGTGTTCGACCCGGCAACGGGCGCATTCAGCACCGGGGCCGCCTACCCGCACCCGGTGTCGTGGCTGGCCTGCGGCGGGATCGGTGCGGCGGTCTACTGCGCCGGCGGCGTGGGCAGCACCGAATACACCGATGCGTACCGCTACGACCCGGCGGCCGACAGCTGGAGTCCACTGCCGGCGCTGCCGCTGGACCTGTGGGGCTCGCAGTACGCGGCGGCCGGTGGGCTGCTCGTGCTGGCCGGGGGCGTGACCGCCGGATCGACGACGGTCACCAACCGTACCGTCGGGTTCGACCCGGTCGCCCTTGAGTGGCGTGACCTGCCCAACGTCCGGTTCGGCCGGTACCGGGGCGGCGCCGCCTGCGGCGCGTACAAGATCGGTGGCTCGCCCAGTTCCTTCGTGGGCAGCGCGGACAGCGAGCGGCTCGGTGGTCTGGAACTCTGCGCGGCCGAGGCGGACCTGCCCTGGCTGGAGGGTTCCCCGACCACCTTCACCCTCGCCCCGGGCGCGTCGCGGACGGTGACGGTCACGCTCACCGCCACGGCCGACGCGGGGGTCGCCCAACCGGGCCGGTACGCGGGCGAACTCGCCTTCGCCTCGGACACCCCCTATCCGATCGCTCCGGTATCGGTGGAGATGAACGTGTCCCCGCCCGCCAACTGGGGCAAGATCCAGGGCACCGTCACCGGCACCACCTGCGGCGGCGTGACGGTCGGCATACCGGCGACCGTCCGGGTGAACCTGATATCGGCCGGCACCGGCACCACGCTGACGGCCGACGCCAACGGTCGCTACGCCTGGTGGCTGCCGAGAGGCCGCTACGAGGTGATCGTAGCCAAGGACGGCTGGGTGCCGCAGGTGCAGCGCCACCAGGTCGAGGCGGGCATCGTCGGCACGCTCGACGTGGCCCTGGACCCGGCCTCCACCTGCACCCGGGCAACCGGCATCTGA
- a CDS encoding DUF1416 domain-containing protein: MTAPTAAGCAAPDQAAPLPASIDLEKETVITGVVRAAEGEAVPGAYVRLLDSTGEFTAEVVTSPAGQFRFFAAPGTWTLRALSRHGNGDIAVTVGRGITEVAVTVTD, translated from the coding sequence ATGACCGCACCCACCGCCGCCGGTTGCGCGGCCCCGGACCAGGCCGCGCCGCTGCCCGCCAGCATCGACCTGGAGAAGGAGACCGTCATCACCGGTGTCGTCCGCGCCGCGGAGGGCGAGGCGGTGCCGGGCGCGTACGTCCGTCTGCTCGACTCGACCGGTGAGTTCACCGCCGAGGTGGTGACGTCACCGGCCGGGCAGTTCCGCTTCTTCGCCGCGCCGGGCACCTGGACCCTGCGGGCGCTCTCCCGGCACGGCAACGGCGACATCGCGGTGACCGTCGGCCGGGGCATCACCGAGGTGGCCGTGACGGTCACCGACTGA